Part of the Halogeometricum sp. S3BR5-2 genome, TCCGGTCGTTGAACGCCTCCATCTTCTCGTCGCCCTTCTTCTCGCGGTACTCGGGCATGTTCGTCCGGCCGACGATGACCTGGTCGATGTCGATTCTCGGGTTATTTTTCGGTTTGATCGTCTGCTCCTGACTCGCGTGCAGGAAGTCGTACAGGAACTCCCGCTGGAGTTTCAGCAGTTCCTCCCCGGAGAACAGCCCGCGGTTGGCGTTGCAGAACGCCCCCGAGTAGTCGAACGCGCGCGGGTCGGACTCGCCGTAGACGGCCAGTTTCGAGTAGTTGACGTCGCCCGTCAGTTCCGTCTCGTCCTGGTTCTTCTTGTCCTTCGGCTCGAACGTCTCGACGCACTGGCGCTTGTTCTCGCTGGCGACGAGGCGGATTATCTCGATGTGGTTCTCGACGACTTCCTGTAAGTCGTCGTCGTAGTACGCCAGCAGTTTGTCCATGTAGAACTCCGAGGCGGGGTCGAGCGCCTGGTCGTTCCGGATGGTGTACGGCGCGTCGAGCGCCTCGTTGAGTTGCTCGATGACCATGTCCCGTTGTTCCTGCGGGAGGAGCACGATGGGGTCTTGGTTCATCGGCGAGGTGACCACGTCGTCGGCGGGGTCCTGGTCGCGGATGACGTCGGTGAGGTTGGTCCACCGGAACGTGTACATCCGGCCCTCGTCGCGCATCGTGTAGTCCTCGAAGTAGCGCCGGACCATCCAGTCGAAGTGGGACTTCCCGGAGCCCACCGGTCCGAGGAGGAGTTTGATGCGTTTCTCGGGGCCGAGTCCGCGGGCGCCCGATTTGACCTTGTTGACGAACTCGTGGATGGACTCGTGGACCTCCCGGCCGTAGAAGGTGTTCTCCCCGTCGTGGATGGGGTCCTCGGAGGCCATCTCGTACTCGACTATCCCGGCGTCCTCGTCGTACTCGGTGCCGTAGTAGTCGAACATGTCTGCGACGCGCTGGTGCGCGTTGCGGGCAATTCTCGGTTCTTCGTAGACCTCGTCTAGGTACCACCCGAAGCTCTTCGCCTCGCGGAGGTCCGCGGGAACGGAATCTTTGTAGTGCTTGCTCAGCCCTTCGAGGGTTTCGATATCGCCATTCATTGTTGGTGTCGGGTGTTGATAGAGCGACCACGCGCCTCCCGTATCTCTCGTGCCTCGGGGCGGCCGACGGTCGAACCGTCGGACCGCGTCCGGTCGGACGCGGTCGGTGGTCGGTCGTATCGAACCGCCCGGTACGCGCGCGGGTCACGACCAACGGCGGCATAATCGGCGGCGAACGACGAGTCGTCGAGTGTTCGGCGGACGGTGCGCGGAGGGACGGTCGCTCGGTCCGGTCGACCGAGGCTGTCTGTGTGTGAGAGACACACACGTATAAGTCTTCCTCGGATGTCTGACACCGTTATCGAACGACGGGACGGCGAAATGACGTTTCTAGCGATACCAGACAATATGAGGCCTCTAACTGTACTTCAAGAATGAATGAAGGTAACATTTAGCATATGTGCGGTTCGTGTGAGGAACGAAATCAACCGGGTCCGTCCGCCCGGGGGCCGACCGTCCGGCGGCGGCGCGCGGCGGGCGAACCGAAGCCCATTCACCGCTCGCGGCGGTACGCTTCGGTATGAGCGACGACGCGGCCGACGACCCGGAGACGCCGGAATCGGCGCCTGCGGGGTGGACGGTGTGGAACGACGAACCCGGCGGCCGGCGCATCCTCGCGTTCCGACCGGACGTGTTCAACGAGGGCAACTTCCACGCGGCGTATTTGCCGACCGTGTTCGTCTGGAACGGGTCGCGGGCGAACCGGCCGGGCGCCTCGCAGGTCCGGACGGAGACGTGGCACGCCGTGCTCCGACTGGAACCGGACGTGGAGGGACCAGTCGAGGAGTTCGACACGCGCGAGGCGGCCGTCGACGGCGGAGACGAACTCGCGCGGCGGTTCGCCGACGGCGAAATAGAGTACCGGGGGCTGTATCAGGTTCCGCCGGAGGCGTACCTCGACAGACTGGACGAACTCACCGGCCGCGGCGACGCGGCCGAGAGGGAACACGAGGCCGACGGGAGCGACGGCGGCCCCGCCGACGAGTAACGTTATCCGACCGGACCGATTACGGTTCCCACTATGACCACCGTCACCCTCATCGGCGACCGACTCGCGGAACCCGGCACGCAGTTCGTCTACCGCGGTCCTTCCTCCGGATGCGAAGGCTGTCCATACCGGAAGCAGTGTCTCAACCTCGAATCGGGCGTCCGCTACGAGGTGACCGACGTCCGGGAGAACGCGCAGTTGCTCGACTGCGCCGTCCACGACACGGGCGTCCGGGCGGTGGAGGTCGAACCGGCGCCCGTCGTCGCCAACGTGCCGGCGAAGGGCGCCTACGCGGGGAGCAAGTCGAGTCTCGCGGGGCCGTGCCCGCACACCGAATGTCCGAGTCACGAGTACTGCGTCCCAGAGGGCGCGGAGTTCGACCGCGAGTACCGCATCAGCGAGGTACGCGGGGACCCGCCGCACGAGTTCTGCTACCTCGACCGGGACCTGACTTTAGTGGAGTTCGCGCCGGAGGGCGAGTAGCGCCGGGAGTCGGAACCGAGCGCCGCGTTCAGTCGAGCGTGCCGATTCTGTCGGCGGCGTAGCCGAACACGTCCTCGTAGCCGTACGCCGAGAGGAGAACCGGGTAAAACGGTCTGTCGGCGGTGAACGTCCGGTCGTCCGCGGCGGCGAAGCGGTCGCCCTCCTCGACGAGTTCGAAGTTGTTCACGAACACCTCGTACGTCTCGGCGGGTTCCTTCGGGATGCGTTCGAGCATCCGGTACACCGTCACTCGGTCGTCCTCGCGCGTGCCCAGGGTGATCGGCGACTCCTCGTCGTCGACGGGCGCGGAGACGACGCCCGTGGCGGCGAGGAACGACCGGATGACCCAGTAGGCGTTCTCCTCGGCGTCCGCCGAGCCCTGAAGCCCGCACTCGACTTCGACGGTGTGGGCGTGGTCGATGAGGCGGCCGCCGGCGAAGTCGCCCGTCTCGACGAGTTCGTCGATAGGGAGGTGCGGGCAGATGGACCGGGAGACGGCGTCGACGTCGCCGACGAGGGCGAACGGCTTGGCGTACGACTGCGTGGAGTGAAGCGCGAGCGTCGTGCATCCGCGGACCTCGCGGACCAAGTCGGCCGCGAGGCGGCCCTCGTGGCTGTCGGCGTTCGCGTCGCCCGGGAACGCGCGGTTGAGGTCCTCGTCGAGGTATCGAACGCCGGCGTCGAGAGCCTCCTCGTTGGCGACGATGAGTTTCACGGGGCGTTCGACCGCCGGTTCCGCGGCGACGAACCGCTCGACGGCGCGCGCACCGCAGGGTTCGTCGCCGTGGATAGAGCCGATGACGGCGACTTCGGGGGTACCCTCCCCGAGTTCGTATATTCGCATGACCAAGTTCACGGGGGCGAGAAGGAAAACCGGTTCGAATCGAGCCCCGTCGTTAGTGGTCCAACTCCTCGGCGTACTCGTAGTCGGCGGGGTAGGCCGCCGTCCGTTCGCCGTCCAGTTCTATCTGCCAGCCGTGCAGCACCGCCGGGTCGTCGAGCGCCGCCCGGAGCGTCTCGCGGACGTCGTCGACGTCGACGCCGTAGAAGTCCGAGGGCGTCCCTCGCAGGTAGTTCAGCGCCGTCTCGAACAGCGAGCGCATGCCGCCGTCGTCCTCGAAGTCGAAGTGCTTGTACGCGCCGGCGGCCACCTGCACCATCCCGTGGAGGAAGGCGCTCTCCGTCGTCCCCCTCCCGTAGTTGTACCACTCGACCTCGAAGCAGTCGTGCGACTCGTGGAAGTCGGCCGCGTTGAACAGTCGCACGCCGTGTTCGGTGGCGCGGCGGAGCGTCGCGTGCTCCCACTCGCGGCGCTCGGCCCGCCACCCCGACGGGTCGCCGAGCGGAGGCGCGACGCTCGGGTCGCGGGTGTGGTCGTCCATACGAACCGTCACACGACGGAGCAACCTAACGGCATCGCCGGCGCGGGCGGGGGCCGCGGCGGCCGTAGCTATATCCCCGCCGCCGCCGTCCGTCTCCGCATGAGCAACGGACTCAGCGAACTGCCGGGGGCGCTCGCCGCCTACGCGACGGGCGTCGCCGCGGCGGCCGGACGCGGCGCGTTCTACGCCGCCGTCTTCCTCGTCGTCTACCTCGGGATGGGGCTGTCGCCGTTCGGGATGGGACTGGTTCTCGTTCTCCTCTGCATCGCCCTGCCGGCCATCGGCGCCGCCCTCGTCCTCGAAGTACCGCCGCGGCTGAAAGCGCGGTTCGGGCCGTCGTAGCGGACGGCGAGTTCGGGGGCCGCGGCGCAGTTCGGAACGTTTTAGCGGGGCGGTGTCCGAAGGGGTAACGCGCGAGGGTGGCCGAGTCTGGAAAAGGCGGCGGACTCAAGATCCGCTCTCGTAGGAGTCCGTGGGTTCAAATCCCTCCCCTCGCATCGCTTCTGCGAACGGCAGTGAGCAGAGCGATGGCTACGAAGGGATATGGACCAGCGAGCAAATTTCCGATTTGCGAGTGAGGTTCAAATCCCTCCCCTCGCATTTTCGTCGACTCGAACGAACGTGAGAGTCGCAAAAATCGCACGGAGGAGATTTGAATTAGGGAGCAGCTCGCTGCGACCGTGGTTCAAATCCCTCCCCTCGCACTGCGTCTGTGAACCGCCGGAGCGGTTGCTCCGAACGAGGAAAAACGCGAAAAGTTCGAAGCCGTCGCTACCGGCGTCGCGGCCCGCGAGAAGGGAACCGCTTCAGTCCTCGGCGTCCGGGCCGCCGTCGGTCAGCATCCGGCCGTTCTCGGTGAGTACGTCGTCGGCGACGACGCGCGCGCGGTCGACGGACGGGCGGGACTCCTCGGTGAACTCGCCGCCCAACGTCTCGACGACGTCCATCACGTCGGCGAGTTCGCCCTGCTCGACGACGTCGGCGAACACGTCGTTGTAGGCGTGCGCTTCCCAGTGTTTGACCTGGTAATCGTCGGTTTGCGAGGCGACCGCGTACTGAAGCTGTTTTGCCGCGTCGGCGGGGCGCATATTCCACACGATGAGCCGTGAATACTAAAGTGTACTCCGACTCGGAATCGAGTTAATCCAGCGGGTCGTCCCGCCCCGTTCCCGAGAGGTAAGCGTCGAGGAGGGGGAGGAAATCCCGGCCGCGGAGGTACCGGAGACCGAAGTCCTCCGCCCAGTCGACGATGCCGGTGTCCTCGGTGACGACGCCGGCGTCGAGTTCCCGCGCGAGGATGAGGAGGTCGAAGTCCTCCCCCGAATCGAGGACGCCCTTCCGGAGTTCCGTTCGGTACTCGGTGCGCAGGTCCGAGACGACTCGTTCGGGGTCCTCGCCGTCCTCGCCCGCGCGCCTGACCGCCTCCTCGGAGACGCGCAGGCCGCGGTTCACCCGGTCGGACATCTCGTGGACGAACTCGTGAACGACGGCCGCGGGGACCATCACCTCGTAACGCGCGGGGTGTTTCTTGATCACCCACGTGTTCAACTGCGTCTCTATCTCCCCGTCGATGCCCCTCTCGTGCAGGATGCCGATCAGTTCGGCGTGCACCGACGGCGCCATGTAGCAGGAGATATCCAGTCGGAGTTTCGCCCGCGCGATGGCGTCGAGCAGTCGGTACAGGGCGGCCTCCAGCGTCTCCCCCTCGGTCCGTATCTCCTCGGAGAGGAACAGCGAGGTGTCGAGGACGAACCGCTGCTTGGGCGAATGGTCGGCCATTGGGCCGCCCTACGGCGGCATCCTATATGAGGAGTCGGACGGGAGAGCCGGTCCGGACCTCGCGACTCGACCGCCGCGAGAATATCACGAAAGAACCAGATAGATTTATCTCCTCGGGAGGCATCTACGATAGTTGCTGGTGCGCGAGGGCGTACCGGGCGACCGAACCGAACCTTCGGAAGGAGGAGCGGAACGGCGTCGACGCAAACACCGAGCTGTCCGTTACAGGAACGTGAGGTCAACGCGTCGAAGGAAGACCGCGACGACCCGTCGCCGTCCCGAGAGGACGGGGCGAAGTCCAAGTACCGGACCACGCGAAAGCGGAGTTCGGGAAATCGGAAGACCCCCTAAGAAGGGAGCCCCGAAAGAGACGTGCGGGTCGAGGAAAACGCATCCCGCCCGGGCCCTAATCGCGCCTCAGTTTCCGTCCTTTTCACCGCAGAGCCACGCGAACCCCCTCCGAATCCCCGTTTTCACCGCGGAAGCGCCTTCGTCTTCAGTCCGAGCCCTCGGACTCCTCGGCGTCGACGACCCGCCGCATCGCCTCGAAGTACGCCGCCGCGACCAGCGGTTCCGACTCGCGCGTCGCCGCGACGCGCCGACAGCCGTGCAGCAGCACCGCCCGGGTCTCCTCGTCGGCGACTTCGTGGTGAGCAAGCGTCTCGACGGAGTCGACGACGCCCTCGACGGCCGGTTCGTCGCGCCGGCGGGCCGCGTCGGTCCCGCGGTCCAGCAGGTCCGAGAGGTTCTCGCGCACGTCGGCGGGGAGTTCGTCCGACACGTCTCCCCTCAGTGCCGGGATGAATAAAACGTGTCTGAAACGCGCCCGCGCGGCGGACCTCGCCGCCTCCAACGGAACGGTCCACGACGCGGTGCTGGGGCGGCCCGCGAAATCGACGGGCGCGACGGCTGAGCCACCCGTCGAAGGCATCCGCAAGCGAAAAGAGGCCCGTTTCCCACCCTCCTGCATGGAACTCGACGAGACCGACCGCGCCATCCTCCGAATCCTGCAGGCGGACGCCCGGACGCCGTTCAGCGAGATAGCGCGGCGCATCGACATGTCGAGCGCGACGGTCCACGACCGGGTCGGTCGGTTGGAGGACGCGGGGGTCATCGAGGGCTACCACGCGAAGGTGGACCCGCGGAAGGTCGGCTACGGCACGTCGGCGCTCGTCGGACTCCGCGTCGAGCAGGGTCGCGAGGAGAACGCCCTCGAACGCCTGCGGGAGATAGACGGCGTCACGGAGGTCCACCTCACGACCGGCGAGTGGGACGTGATGCTCCGCGTGTACGCCGAGGACACCGACGCGCTCCGCGACCTCATGTTCGACGAAGTCGCCGAGATGGAGGGGTTCGCCCGGTCGCAGACGATGGTCATCCTCGGGACGGACTTCGAGGACCCGTCGCTGCCGGTGTAGCGCCGCCTCGCGTCGGCCCGTCCCCGCGTGCGGGAGACCGGAATCCTCAACACGCCTCACGCCGGGGATTCGGGTATGGCTACGGTTGCAGAGCGCGTCGGCGTGGACCCCGAGCGACTGTGGGGCGGCGCGGCGCTCGTCGCCCTCGTCGCCCTCGTCGGCGGCTCTATCGCCTTTCCCGAACTCGTCTACGACCGATTCATCTGGCACTACTTCTGGGGGCCGGTGCAGGCCGACGCCAACTCGGCCGTCTGCGCCGTCCGGTCCGGCGGCGTCACCGAGTACCTGAACAGCGCGACCGCCTGCGCCGCGGCGGCCGAACCCGTCGCCTACCCCGGCTACACGCTCGTCTCGGAGGTGGGCTACATGCTGACGCTGCTGTTCGCCCTGACGGGCGTCGTCTTCCTCATGCGCCGTCTCGACATCGGCCGGCGGCGGAGTTTCTTCTACGCCCTCCTTCCGTTCATGTTCTTCGGGGGCGCCCTGCGCGTCGTCGAGGACGCCAACGACACGCCCGGGGCGGCAGAAACGCTCATCTCCTACCCGTGGAACGCGCTCGTCATCAGTCCCATCATCTACTTCACGGTGTTTCTCATCACGCTCGCCGCCGTCGTCGCCGC contains:
- a CDS encoding PrkA family serine protein kinase → MNGDIETLEGLSKHYKDSVPADLREAKSFGWYLDEVYEEPRIARNAHQRVADMFDYYGTEYDEDAGIVEYEMASEDPIHDGENTFYGREVHESIHEFVNKVKSGARGLGPEKRIKLLLGPVGSGKSHFDWMVRRYFEDYTMRDEGRMYTFRWTNLTDVIRDQDPADDVVTSPMNQDPIVLLPQEQRDMVIEQLNEALDAPYTIRNDQALDPASEFYMDKLLAYYDDDLQEVVENHIEIIRLVASENKRQCVETFEPKDKKNQDETELTGDVNYSKLAVYGESDPRAFDYSGAFCNANRGLFSGEELLKLQREFLYDFLHASQEQTIKPKNNPRIDIDQVIVGRTNMPEYREKKGDEKMEAFNDRTKRIDFPYVLEYSEESDIYRKMLRNADVPDMHIEPHTLEMAGLFGVLTRIVEPDGGNITLTQKAKAYNGEIDDGDDVDVKKLREEAESKTDIGEGMEGVSARFIGDEIAEAIMDSTHRGRGYLSPLSVFTHFGENLENHGSIPEDNLERYHRYLEMVREEYKERAIEDVRHALAYDLDEIQRQGEKYMDHVMAYIDDATVQDELTGREQEPDEKFLRSVEEKLDIPEDRKDDFRQEVSNWVSRRAREGQAFDPQDNDRLRRALERKLWEDKKHNINFSALVSANELDDDERNAWVDALVEQGYSRDGAREVLEFAGAEVAKTELEG
- a CDS encoding DUF5820 family protein, coding for MSDDAADDPETPESAPAGWTVWNDEPGGRRILAFRPDVFNEGNFHAAYLPTVFVWNGSRANRPGASQVRTETWHAVLRLEPDVEGPVEEFDTREAAVDGGDELARRFADGEIEYRGLYQVPPEAYLDRLDELTGRGDAAEREHEADGSDGGPADE
- a CDS encoding UPF0179 family protein is translated as MTTVTLIGDRLAEPGTQFVYRGPSSGCEGCPYRKQCLNLESGVRYEVTDVRENAQLLDCAVHDTGVRAVEVEPAPVVANVPAKGAYAGSKSSLAGPCPHTECPSHEYCVPEGAEFDREYRISEVRGDPPHEFCYLDRDLTLVEFAPEGE
- a CDS encoding succinylglutamate desuccinylase/aspartoacylase domain-containing protein: MRIYELGEGTPEVAVIGSIHGDEPCGARAVERFVAAEPAVERPVKLIVANEEALDAGVRYLDEDLNRAFPGDANADSHEGRLAADLVREVRGCTTLALHSTQSYAKPFALVGDVDAVSRSICPHLPIDELVETGDFAGGRLIDHAHTVEVECGLQGSADAEENAYWVIRSFLAATGVVSAPVDDEESPITLGTREDDRVTVYRMLERIPKEPAETYEVFVNNFELVEEGDRFAAADDRTFTADRPFYPVLLSAYGYEDVFGYAADRIGTLD
- a CDS encoding DUF309 domain-containing protein, translating into MDDHTRDPSVAPPLGDPSGWRAERREWEHATLRRATEHGVRLFNAADFHESHDCFEVEWYNYGRGTTESAFLHGMVQVAAGAYKHFDFEDDGGMRSLFETALNYLRGTPSDFYGVDVDDVRETLRAALDDPAVLHGWQIELDGERTAAYPADYEYAEELDH
- a CDS encoding RNA ligase partner protein; protein product: MADHSPKQRFVLDTSLFLSEEIRTEGETLEAALYRLLDAIARAKLRLDISCYMAPSVHAELIGILHERGIDGEIETQLNTWVIKKHPARYEVMVPAAVVHEFVHEMSDRVNRGLRVSEEAVRRAGEDGEDPERVVSDLRTEYRTELRKGVLDSGEDFDLLILARELDAGVVTEDTGIVDWAEDFGLRYLRGRDFLPLLDAYLSGTGRDDPLD
- a CDS encoding Lrp/AsnC family transcriptional regulator, which encodes MELDETDRAILRILQADARTPFSEIARRIDMSSATVHDRVGRLEDAGVIEGYHAKVDPRKVGYGTSALVGLRVEQGREENALERLREIDGVTEVHLTTGEWDVMLRVYAEDTDALRDLMFDEVAEMEGFARSQTMVILGTDFEDPSLPV